Proteins encoded together in one Peribacillus asahii window:
- a CDS encoding amino acid permease: MKNSNLSTPPSQLKRNLKARHLMMISLGGTIGTGLFLASGGAIHQAGPGGALVAYAAIGLMVYYLMTSLAEMAAFMPVAGSFRVYASKFVDPSFGFAIGWNYWYNWAITIAAELAAVVLIMKFWFPDSPSLLWSGLALVIMFLFNYLSVKGFGEAEFWFAMIKVVTVVIFIVTGILIIFGIMGGNDPIGFSNFVADGGPFNGGFFAILGVFMVAGFSFQGTELLGVTAGESEAPEKNIPKAIKSVFWRIILFYILAILVIGMIIPFTDARLLSDDVAVSPFTLVFERAGLAFAASVMNAVILTSVLSAGNSGMYASTRMLWDLARDGKAPKFLGKLDKRGVPVNALIVTALVGTLAFSASLFGDGVVYIWLLNASGMAGFVTWVGIAIAHYRFRKAYIAQGHSLDDLPYRAKGFPFGPILALVLCIIIIIGQGYQAFSTDGIDWNSMLVSYIGLVLFFIVWIGYKIKHKTKLIPLEECDFKAE, encoded by the coding sequence ATGAAAAATTCAAACTTATCAACACCCCCTTCCCAATTAAAACGGAATCTAAAAGCTCGTCATTTAATGATGATTTCTTTAGGTGGAACAATTGGGACTGGTTTATTCCTAGCTAGTGGAGGAGCTATTCATCAAGCTGGACCTGGCGGAGCACTTGTTGCATATGCAGCTATTGGGCTTATGGTGTACTACTTAATGACAAGTCTAGCCGAAATGGCCGCCTTCATGCCAGTTGCAGGTTCATTCCGCGTATACGCATCTAAGTTCGTTGATCCATCCTTTGGCTTTGCCATTGGCTGGAATTACTGGTATAACTGGGCCATTACAATTGCTGCAGAACTAGCGGCCGTTGTTCTTATTATGAAGTTCTGGTTCCCGGACAGCCCGTCTCTTCTATGGAGCGGATTGGCACTAGTGATTATGTTTTTATTCAACTACTTATCCGTTAAAGGCTTTGGGGAAGCGGAATTTTGGTTTGCCATGATTAAAGTTGTAACGGTTGTAATCTTTATTGTTACCGGAATCCTTATTATTTTTGGCATTATGGGAGGAAACGATCCAATCGGGTTCTCTAACTTCGTGGCAGATGGTGGTCCATTTAACGGTGGATTTTTCGCAATCCTTGGTGTATTCATGGTTGCCGGATTCTCTTTCCAAGGAACTGAACTGCTTGGCGTAACAGCAGGAGAAAGTGAAGCCCCTGAGAAAAATATTCCTAAAGCTATTAAATCCGTATTCTGGCGCATTATTTTATTCTATATTTTAGCCATTCTAGTTATTGGTATGATTATTCCATTTACAGATGCCCGTCTGTTAAGTGATGACGTTGCGGTTAGTCCATTTACACTTGTATTTGAAAGAGCCGGTCTTGCTTTCGCTGCTTCTGTTATGAATGCAGTCATTCTAACATCTGTATTGTCCGCTGGAAACTCTGGTATGTACGCATCTACGCGTATGCTTTGGGATTTAGCCCGCGATGGAAAGGCACCTAAATTCCTTGGTAAATTAGACAAACGCGGCGTTCCTGTGAATGCCCTTATTGTCACAGCATTAGTCGGTACACTTGCTTTCTCCGCTTCTTTATTTGGAGATGGCGTCGTTTATATTTGGCTATTAAATGCTTCGGGTATGGCTGGTTTTGTAACATGGGTCGGAATTGCTATTGCTCATTATCGATTCCGTAAGGCTTACATTGCTCAAGGACATAGTTTAGATGATTTACCATATCGTGCAAAAGGATTCCCGTTCGGCCCAATATTAGCATTGGTTCTTTGTATCATCATCATTATTGGACAAGGATATCAAGCGTTCTCAACGGACGGAATTGACTGGAATTCTATGCTTGTCTCGTACATTGGCTTAGTCCTATTCTTCATTGTATGGATTGGGTATAAAATTAAACATAAAACAAAATTAATTCCTCTTGAGGAATGCGACTTTAAAGCTGAATAA
- a CDS encoding YuzL family protein, translated as MMKQKHQPSKAAVSAASVKGDAGPGGENRHGKNKVNSQNNQFKK; from the coding sequence ATTATGAAGCAGAAACATCAACCATCGAAAGCTGCTGTTAGTGCAGCCAGCGTCAAAGGCGATGCTGGACCTGGCGGAGAAAATCGTCATGGAAAAAATAAAGTAAACAGTCAAAATAACCAATTTAAAAAATAG
- a CDS encoding metal ABC transporter solute-binding protein, Zn/Mn family yields the protein MKFIWKSMASVMFVFLLLVGCSTETDNQTEGKLVVVATTGMIGDLAQNIGGEHVEVTSLMGSGVDPHLYKATQGDVKTLDGADMILYNGLHLEGKMEEIFEQMGEQKTTIAVSKDIAKEELHEVKAGQYDPHIWFDVTLWMQAADTVNEALIKEDPANKESYQKNYEAYIEKLKELHEYVQSEINTIPESQRVLVTAHDAFGYFGAAYGLEVKGLQGMNTVSEYGSKDVTDLRDYLVEKQIKAIFVETSVPKKAIEAVIQGAEKQGHTVKIGGELFSDAMGEKGTEKGTYLGMVRHNTDTIVNALK from the coding sequence ATGAAATTCATATGGAAGTCAATGGCGAGTGTTATGTTTGTTTTTCTTTTATTAGTCGGGTGTTCAACGGAGACGGATAATCAAACGGAGGGCAAGCTTGTAGTAGTGGCGACAACGGGAATGATTGGAGATTTAGCTCAAAATATTGGCGGAGAGCATGTCGAGGTGACAAGTTTGATGGGGTCAGGAGTCGATCCGCATTTATACAAAGCAACTCAAGGAGATGTCAAGACACTTGATGGGGCAGATATGATTCTATATAACGGTCTTCATCTTGAAGGGAAAATGGAAGAGATTTTTGAGCAAATGGGCGAGCAAAAAACGACGATTGCGGTTTCTAAAGATATTGCTAAGGAAGAACTGCATGAAGTAAAGGCTGGGCAATATGATCCGCATATTTGGTTTGATGTTACGCTGTGGATGCAAGCTGCCGATACGGTCAATGAAGCATTAATAAAGGAAGATCCAGCCAATAAAGAAAGTTACCAAAAAAATTATGAAGCATATATTGAGAAATTAAAAGAACTACATGAATATGTTCAATCTGAAATCAATACGATTCCAGAATCACAACGTGTACTTGTTACAGCGCATGATGCATTTGGCTATTTCGGTGCAGCGTATGGATTAGAAGTGAAAGGGCTGCAAGGAATGAATACCGTATCCGAATACGGTTCTAAAGATGTCACAGATTTACGTGATTACTTAGTAGAAAAACAAATTAAAGCGATCTTCGTAGAAACGAGTGTTCCTAAAAAAGCAATCGAAGCCGTTATTCAAGGGGCTGAAAAGCAAGGGCATACTGTGAAAATTGGAGGAGAATTATTCTCAGATGCAATGGGAGAAAAAGGAACAGAAAAAGGAACGTATCTTGGAATGGTGCGTCACAATACCGATACGATTGTAAATGCGTTGAAATAA
- a CDS encoding metal ABC transporter permease: protein MSILEVLRDPNTQWILLGTLLLGLSSGVIGSFAYLRKQSLLGDTLAHAALPGICIAFILTGVKSISFFLFGAAIAGMIAVFFISVLTKYSRIKQDSALGIVLSSFFGLGIVLLTQIQQSSYGNQSGLDKFLFGQTASMVMTDVYVMMGVSLVLILVCTLFFKEFKLLSFDPGFAKGIGLPVLLLDYIIMLLIVGAVVTGIQAVGVVLMAALLITPAVSARYWTERLHVMVILSGVFGMVSGISGTLLSATVNNLPTGPLIVLSATGWFVLSLLFAPNRGVVAKLWRRGDTKRKYELMRKLQKQGVHRYE, encoded by the coding sequence ATGAGTATATTAGAGGTCCTTCGTGACCCGAACACACAGTGGATTTTACTTGGAACGCTTTTGCTCGGTTTAAGTAGTGGTGTTATTGGAAGCTTTGCTTATCTTAGAAAACAGTCTTTACTTGGAGATACACTTGCTCATGCAGCGCTTCCGGGTATTTGTATCGCTTTTATTTTAACCGGGGTTAAATCGATTTCTTTCTTTCTTTTTGGAGCAGCTATTGCTGGGATGATTGCGGTATTCTTCATTAGTGTATTAACAAAATATAGTCGAATTAAGCAAGATTCGGCGCTTGGGATTGTATTATCTTCTTTCTTTGGATTAGGTATTGTTTTATTAACACAAATTCAACAAAGTTCTTACGGAAATCAGAGTGGATTGGATAAATTTTTGTTTGGACAGACGGCCTCTATGGTCATGACCGATGTGTATGTGATGATGGGGGTGTCGCTTGTTTTAATCTTAGTTTGTACGCTGTTTTTTAAAGAATTTAAACTTTTATCTTTTGATCCAGGTTTTGCAAAGGGAATCGGTTTACCTGTCTTGTTATTGGATTATATCATTATGCTATTAATTGTTGGAGCGGTTGTGACTGGAATTCAAGCGGTTGGCGTTGTATTGATGGCAGCTTTACTCATCACACCAGCTGTTTCAGCTAGGTATTGGACAGAGCGATTACATGTAATGGTGATATTATCTGGTGTGTTTGGTATGGTAAGTGGAATAAGTGGTACGCTGCTCAGCGCAACTGTGAACAATTTACCCACCGGTCCACTGATTGTTCTTTCGGCAACGGGGTGGTTTGTACTTTCCTTATTATTTGCTCCGAATCGCGGCGTGGTAGCGAAGCTTTGGCGAAGGGGAGATACGAAACGGAAATATGAATTAATGCGTAAACTGCAAAAACAAGGAGTGCATCGCTATGAATGA
- the rodA gene encoding rod shape-determining protein RodA translates to MQEQNNFSSRIDFGLVTILLLLCITSCVAIYSAQSTGQYSSNFLLKQIISYMVGVGIVLGVITLDSDQLKKISWYAYGFGLFVLLMLIIMPESIVPRINGARSWFKFPGFGTIQPSEFMKVFLILALANVIHTHHLKNSLKTIETDLWLLGKLILVTMAPLLLIMQQPDLGTSLVLCAILAGMIFISGISWKILLPIVSTAVLLISTIFYFILWQPDLIKKYLGVKEYQFGRIYSWLDPYNYSSAEGFHLIKSLLAIGSGQTFGKGLGSREVYLPESQTDFIFSVIGEEYGFIGSSIVISLFFLLVYHITKTGMETKNNFYTYICVGVISMLTFHVFQNIGMTIGVMPITGIPLPFISYGGSSLMGNMMAMGLIFSIRYHHKKYMF, encoded by the coding sequence ATGCAGGAACAAAATAATTTTTCGTCGCGTATAGATTTTGGGTTAGTTACCATTTTATTGTTACTGTGTATTACAAGCTGTGTAGCCATTTATAGTGCACAATCAACAGGACAATATTCAAGTAACTTTTTACTGAAACAAATTATTTCTTATATGGTTGGAGTCGGGATTGTTTTGGGAGTCATTACATTAGACTCTGATCAATTAAAGAAAATATCTTGGTATGCATACGGCTTTGGGCTGTTTGTACTCCTAATGCTCATCATTATGCCAGAAAGCATTGTCCCTCGAATTAATGGAGCAAGAAGTTGGTTTAAATTCCCAGGGTTTGGTACGATTCAGCCTTCGGAGTTTATGAAGGTATTCCTCATTTTGGCGCTTGCAAATGTCATTCACACACATCATTTGAAAAATTCGTTGAAAACAATTGAAACGGATTTATGGCTGCTCGGTAAATTAATTTTAGTTACTATGGCGCCGTTACTCCTCATTATGCAACAGCCGGATTTAGGAACCTCTCTTGTACTATGTGCTATTTTGGCAGGGATGATTTTTATTTCAGGAATATCGTGGAAAATATTGCTGCCGATTGTTTCAACAGCGGTTTTGCTTATTTCTACCATTTTTTATTTTATTTTATGGCAGCCTGATTTAATTAAGAAATATTTAGGTGTTAAAGAGTATCAGTTTGGACGTATCTATTCTTGGTTGGATCCGTATAACTATTCAAGTGCTGAAGGGTTTCATTTAATTAAATCGTTACTTGCAATTGGTTCAGGTCAAACATTTGGAAAAGGACTTGGCTCACGCGAGGTATATTTACCTGAAAGTCAAACCGATTTTATTTTCAGCGTTATTGGTGAAGAATATGGTTTTATCGGTTCTAGTATTGTGATTAGCTTATTTTTCCTATTGGTGTATCATATTACGAAAACAGGGATGGAAACGAAAAATAATTTCTACACGTATATTTGTGTCGGTGTAATTAGTATGCTGACGTTCCACGTGTTCCAAAATATTGGGATGACAATCGGAGTTATGCCGATTACAGGGATTCCGCTGCCTTTTATTAGCTATGGAGGTAGTTCGTTGATGGGAAATATGATGGCGATGGGCTTAATCTTCAGTATTCGTTATCATCATAAGAAATATATGTTCTAA
- a CDS encoding acetyl-CoA C-acetyltransferase: MREAVIVAGARTPVGKAKKGSLATVRPDDLGALVVKETLKRAGNYEGNIDDLIMGCAMPEAEQGLNMARNIGALAGLPHTVPAITINRYCSSGLQSIAYGAERIMLGQSDTILAGGAESMSMVPMTGHVMRPNARLAETAPQYYMGMGHTAEEVAKKYGISRKDQDEFAVRSHQKAAKAIAAGKFVDEIVPVDVTVRSVGPDLKLKETSFRFKEDEGVRANTTAEVLGKLRPAFSVTGTVTAGNASQTSDGAAAVMVMDREKSTSLGLKPIGKFRSFAVAGVPPEVMGIGPIAAIPKALKLAGLELSDIGLFEINEAFASQSIQIIRELGLNEEIVNVNGGAIALGHPLGCSGAKLTLSLLHEMKRRNEQFGIVTMCIGGGMGAAGVFELLA, from the coding sequence ATGAGAGAAGCGGTTATAGTAGCTGGAGCGCGGACTCCGGTAGGAAAAGCGAAGAAAGGTTCTCTTGCGACTGTACGACCGGATGATTTAGGGGCTCTTGTTGTGAAAGAAACATTAAAACGTGCTGGAAATTATGAAGGCAATATTGATGACTTAATTATGGGCTGTGCGATGCCTGAAGCAGAGCAAGGTTTAAATATGGCTAGAAATATTGGAGCATTGGCAGGTTTGCCGCATACGGTTCCAGCCATCACGATTAATCGTTATTGTTCAAGCGGTTTGCAAAGCATTGCTTATGGAGCGGAACGAATTATGCTGGGGCAAAGCGATACCATTCTTGCAGGCGGAGCGGAGTCGATGAGTATGGTTCCGATGACTGGCCATGTTATGCGTCCTAACGCAAGGCTAGCGGAAACGGCTCCACAATATTATATGGGGATGGGACATACCGCGGAGGAAGTAGCGAAGAAGTATGGTATTTCCCGCAAAGATCAAGATGAATTTGCAGTACGAAGTCATCAAAAAGCGGCTAAAGCGATTGCAGCAGGTAAATTTGTTGATGAAATTGTGCCCGTAGATGTAACGGTTCGTTCGGTAGGTCCGGATTTAAAACTAAAAGAAACGTCATTTCGCTTTAAGGAAGATGAAGGAGTGCGAGCAAATACAACGGCTGAAGTACTAGGAAAGCTGCGCCCAGCCTTTTCAGTGACAGGAACTGTAACCGCTGGGAACGCGTCACAAACAAGTGATGGTGCTGCAGCAGTGATGGTCATGGATCGTGAGAAATCTACCTCCCTAGGTTTAAAGCCGATTGGTAAGTTCCGTTCCTTTGCCGTTGCAGGTGTTCCGCCTGAAGTGATGGGAATCGGACCAATCGCAGCCATTCCTAAAGCGTTAAAATTAGCAGGCCTTGAATTATCAGATATCGGTTTGTTTGAGATAAATGAAGCATTTGCTTCCCAATCAATTCAAATTATTCGTGAGCTTGGATTAAATGAAGAGATTGTAAATGTGAATGGCGGAGCGATTGCCCTAGGACATCCGCTTGGCTGCTCAGGAGCGAAGTTGACTTTATCGTTGCTTCATGAAATGAAACGACGCAATGAACAATTTGGAATTGTAACGATGTGTATTGGCGGCGGTATGGGCGCTGCTGGTGTGTTTGAATTACTAGCTTAA
- a CDS encoding metal ABC transporter ATP-binding protein → MPNVLKVEDFTIAYHKKPVIESVSFEVPEGKLIGIIGPNGAGKSTLIKGILELVPRISGKVTIQGKSYRAMRKNVGYVPQRESVDWDFPTNALDVVMMGRYGHLGWLKRPGKAEKQKALECLDKVGMVDYANRQISQLSGGQQQRIFLARALAQEADLYFMDEPFVGVDAATEKAIIQLLMELKQSGKTVLVVHHDLSTVKEYFDWTILLNKQLIQIGPTEEVFTPEHLQKTYGGKLAILSDSQSGLLIN, encoded by the coding sequence ATGCCTAATGTATTAAAGGTAGAAGATTTTACAATTGCTTATCATAAAAAGCCAGTTATTGAATCTGTTTCTTTTGAAGTACCAGAAGGTAAGTTAATTGGGATTATCGGGCCAAATGGGGCAGGGAAATCCACTTTAATTAAAGGAATTTTAGAACTTGTTCCGCGCATTTCCGGGAAAGTAACGATTCAGGGAAAATCATATAGAGCGATGCGAAAAAACGTAGGCTATGTGCCGCAGCGTGAATCTGTTGATTGGGATTTTCCGACGAATGCTTTAGATGTTGTGATGATGGGGCGTTACGGCCACTTAGGATGGCTAAAGCGCCCTGGCAAGGCGGAAAAGCAAAAGGCGTTAGAGTGCTTAGACAAAGTAGGGATGGTTGATTATGCAAATCGACAAATTAGTCAGCTATCAGGCGGGCAACAGCAACGAATTTTTTTAGCAAGAGCTTTGGCGCAGGAAGCCGATTTATATTTTATGGATGAACCATTTGTTGGTGTGGATGCAGCAACAGAGAAAGCGATTATTCAATTGCTTATGGAGCTAAAGCAGAGTGGCAAAACGGTGCTTGTCGTTCATCATGATCTTTCAACAGTAAAAGAGTATTTTGACTGGACGATTCTACTGAATAAACAGCTTATTCAAATAGGACCGACAGAAGAGGTGTTTACTCCGGAGCATTTACAAAAAACGTACGGCGGTAAACTTGCGATTTTATCTGATTCACAATCAGGATTGTTAATAAATTGA
- a CDS encoding metal ABC transporter permease codes for MNDFWIILVGALVACSCSVVGCFLVVRKIAMVGDAISHSVLPGIVLAFLWSGSRESIFMLMGAALLGLLTVFLIQLFQNSGVQGDAAIGVVFTSLFAIGVLLVSLYTQQIDFDLEHVLYGEIAYTPWHMMTIAGQDMGPRAIWMVGSSFLINIVLIFVFFKQFKICSFDAALAAAMGIPVMFFHYLLMSLVSVTTVAAFDSVGAILVVGMLIIPAATAYLLTDQLHRMIIISMVVGILSSVVGYYVATALDASISGCMVCAAALFFTLAFLFSPSHGLISRVWRRKVSFKSI; via the coding sequence ATGAATGATTTTTGGATTATCCTTGTTGGAGCACTTGTTGCTTGTTCTTGTAGTGTTGTCGGTTGTTTTTTAGTGGTCAGAAAAATCGCGATGGTGGGGGATGCGATTAGTCATTCCGTATTGCCTGGAATTGTGTTAGCGTTTCTGTGGAGTGGATCAAGAGAATCTATTTTCATGTTAATGGGAGCTGCGCTACTTGGGCTATTAACTGTTTTTTTGATTCAACTATTTCAAAACTCAGGTGTTCAGGGGGATGCAGCGATTGGTGTTGTATTCACATCGCTTTTTGCTATCGGTGTTTTATTAGTTAGTTTGTATACGCAGCAAATTGATTTTGACTTAGAACATGTTTTGTATGGGGAGATTGCGTATACGCCGTGGCATATGATGACGATTGCAGGTCAGGATATGGGCCCGAGGGCCATATGGATGGTTGGAAGCAGTTTCCTCATTAATATAGTTCTCATCTTTGTATTCTTTAAGCAGTTTAAAATTTGTTCATTCGATGCAGCGCTGGCAGCAGCAATGGGAATTCCCGTGATGTTTTTTCATTACTTATTAATGAGCCTTGTTTCCGTAACAACGGTCGCAGCTTTTGATAGTGTCGGTGCGATTCTTGTCGTGGGTATGCTTATTATTCCGGCTGCCACAGCGTATTTATTAACAGATCAATTACATCGAATGATTATAATCAGCATGGTTGTGGGCATTTTAAGCTCGGTAGTCGGCTATTACGTAGCGACTGCTTTAGATGCTTCGATTTCTGGATGTATGGTATGTGCTGCGGCGCTATTTTTTACTTTAGCGTTTCTATTCTCACCGAGCCATGGGCTGATTAGCCGGGTTTGGCGTCGTAAAGTTTCATTTAAGAGCATCTAA
- a CDS encoding 3-hydroxyacyl-CoA dehydrogenase/enoyl-CoA hydratase family protein, which yields MVRQIRKAAVLGSGVMGSGIAAHLANIGIPTLLLDMVPRELTEDEKKKGLTLEDKSVRNRISQTALSKLLKQKPAPLTSKKNLAFIEAGNFEDDLERLKDVDWVIEVVVENLAVKKSIFEKVDQFRKPGSIVSSNTSGISIEAMAEERSEDFQKHFLGTHFFNPPRYLKLLEIIPTKATDSTVFAFMREFGENVLGKGVVEARDTPNFIANRIGTYGLLVTVREMLKGGYSVGEVDSITGPLIGRPKSATFRTLDVVGLDTFAHVAKNVYDQVKGDEQEVFRTPDFMQKMLEKGWIGSKSGQGFFLKKGKEILELNPETLQYEERKKLQAPSIEIAKQTKGFANKMKALVYSEDRAGQLLWNIVMPTLVYSAQLLGEIAETIVDLDQAMKWGFGWSAGPFEIWDAIGIAQSVARLEQEGIAVPQWLKDFVAAGHETFYKEENGIVSYYDNGSYKQVIENPRVIHLQTIKKQKGVIKKNSGASLMDIGDGVILLEFTSPNNAIGLDIVQMINVAVDEAEANYKGLVIGNQGKNFCVGANIAMMLMEAQDDNIFELDFVIRQFQNAMLKIKYSAVPVVAAPFNMTLGGGAEVSLPAARIQATTETYIGLVEAGVGLIPGGGGTKELYMKALKGLPKGVSVDIQQVANKVFETVAMANVSTSAAEARETNFLNFADGISVNPDHQLYDAKQVVLSLYEQGYTPPVREKVPVVGESGYATLLLGAEAMRLSGYLSEHDMVIAKELAYVLSGGKLPFGTEVDEQYLLNLEREAFLRLISMPKSQQRMQHMLIKGKPLRN from the coding sequence TTGGTGCGACAAATACGAAAGGCTGCTGTTTTAGGATCAGGAGTTATGGGATCAGGGATTGCGGCACATCTCGCTAACATCGGCATTCCGACTTTATTATTAGACATGGTTCCTCGGGAACTCACAGAGGATGAGAAGAAAAAAGGGCTAACGCTTGAGGATAAATCCGTTCGAAATCGTATCAGTCAAACGGCGCTTTCAAAGCTATTAAAGCAAAAGCCAGCACCGTTAACATCCAAAAAAAATCTAGCATTCATTGAAGCAGGAAATTTTGAGGATGATTTAGAACGGTTAAAAGATGTTGATTGGGTCATTGAGGTCGTTGTAGAGAATTTGGCAGTGAAAAAGAGCATATTTGAAAAAGTGGATCAGTTTCGGAAACCGGGCAGTATCGTTTCTTCAAATACATCGGGAATTTCTATTGAAGCGATGGCAGAGGAACGTTCAGAAGATTTCCAAAAGCATTTCCTTGGCACGCATTTTTTTAACCCTCCGCGTTATTTGAAGTTATTGGAAATTATACCAACGAAAGCAACCGATTCCACGGTATTTGCTTTTATGAGGGAATTTGGTGAAAATGTGCTTGGTAAAGGTGTTGTTGAAGCAAGGGATACACCGAACTTTATTGCAAATCGTATTGGCACATATGGCTTACTCGTGACTGTTCGTGAAATGCTAAAAGGCGGTTACAGCGTAGGAGAAGTGGATTCTATCACAGGTCCGCTTATCGGCCGACCGAAGAGTGCGACATTCCGCACGCTTGATGTCGTTGGGCTGGATACATTTGCACATGTTGCCAAAAATGTTTATGACCAAGTAAAGGGCGATGAGCAAGAAGTCTTTCGTACACCGGATTTTATGCAGAAAATGCTTGAAAAAGGCTGGATAGGCAGCAAATCAGGGCAAGGATTTTTTCTGAAAAAAGGTAAGGAAATTTTGGAGCTAAATCCTGAAACACTACAGTATGAAGAAAGAAAAAAATTACAAGCACCATCCATTGAGATAGCAAAGCAAACAAAAGGGTTTGCTAATAAAATGAAAGCGCTTGTATACAGCGAAGATCGTGCAGGTCAACTGCTATGGAATATAGTCATGCCAACGCTTGTTTATTCTGCTCAACTACTTGGTGAAATTGCTGAAACAATTGTAGATTTAGATCAGGCGATGAAATGGGGATTTGGCTGGTCAGCTGGGCCGTTTGAAATATGGGATGCGATTGGGATAGCGCAGTCTGTAGCTCGTTTAGAACAAGAAGGAATCGCTGTACCGCAATGGCTAAAAGATTTTGTAGCTGCCGGACATGAAACTTTTTATAAAGAAGAGAACGGTATTGTTTCTTATTACGACAACGGTAGCTATAAACAAGTTATTGAAAATCCAAGGGTCATTCATTTACAGACTATTAAAAAGCAAAAAGGGGTTATTAAGAAAAATAGTGGAGCAAGTTTAATGGATATTGGTGATGGTGTTATTCTACTTGAATTTACTTCACCGAACAATGCGATTGGTCTAGACATTGTACAAATGATTAATGTCGCCGTAGATGAAGCGGAAGCTAATTATAAAGGGTTAGTCATTGGAAACCAAGGTAAAAACTTCTGCGTTGGAGCCAATATCGCGATGATGTTAATGGAAGCCCAAGATGACAATATTTTTGAATTAGATTTCGTCATTAGGCAATTCCAAAATGCGATGCTCAAAATTAAATATAGTGCTGTTCCAGTAGTAGCTGCACCATTCAATATGACACTTGGGGGGGGAGCGGAAGTATCATTACCAGCCGCTCGGATTCAAGCCACAACGGAAACGTATATTGGTCTTGTTGAGGCAGGCGTCGGTTTAATTCCTGGCGGTGGTGGAACGAAAGAGCTGTATATGAAAGCATTAAAAGGGCTTCCAAAAGGAGTATCTGTAGATATTCAACAAGTTGCTAATAAAGTGTTTGAAACAGTGGCGATGGCGAATGTTTCTACGTCTGCAGCAGAAGCTCGTGAAACGAACTTCTTGAACTTTGCCGATGGCATTAGTGTCAATCCGGATCATCAATTATATGATGCTAAACAAGTTGTCCTTTCCCTGTATGAACAAGGGTATACACCGCCTGTTCGTGAAAAAGTTCCGGTAGTTGGTGAAAGCGGCTATGCAACGCTATTGCTTGGTGCAGAAGCGATGAGACTGTCCGGCTATTTGTCTGAACATGACATGGTGATTGCTAAAGAACTTGCTTATGTATTATCGGGAGGAAAACTTCCATTTGGAACGGAAGTCGATGAGCAATATTTATTAAACTTAGAAAGAGAAGCATTTTTACGATTAATCTCTATGCCGAAATCTCAGCAAAGAATGCAGCATATGCTTATTAAAGGGAAGCCGTTACGTAACTAA